A genomic stretch from Marinobacter fonticola includes:
- a CDS encoding EAL domain-containing protein, producing the protein MHSIMVLLLVLTALFFVGMLLLSHLNLSYSQQAMYELRRQQIKDVFFSSLTRIDARQIELQRHISTLAIIGETFYRLSQEAGGEPVERDREVLRAQLEATLGEHLRDFDGVSGAGIWYEPGVLATAQETYSPYMVRADNTLIARPVDEATRSTGYQAEPWFGLTLGADWTADAGQPERIYWSPVYFDLTTRRAMLTLARPMFSDGGRLLGVVTTDWSSDQIVDLVSHVEVTESSFAFLNDSNNRNLSSLSGNADPLLEQKIIDAILAEELSVGGEHTPSTIAGSVTQEQRLQTRSVDVQGRTYELYYAATPAGMVYGAGVPRDEIDQVLIPMRDTNYRILIGIGSVLLVLSLYLLYRIIQLMRELQASYTDVLTGLPNRTRLLKDAGERQSACLFILNLDRFKEINSLFGNECGDHILLTLASRIKRYIKTHAGSQLQLYRLASDEFAILGPDMPEPRARELAAGLTEWLRKEQVSWREQSLSLDASAGIAFQTADEREATPDRLLSQATIAVHQARQQMRHYLFYDQMQEVEKGYEQNLYWAQRLKYALDNDQLLPHFQPIYDNRRRRIVKYECLVRMRDDEHGVIAAGQFIGVANKLRLNRRITRLMIEKSFAAFAREPYEFAINLTYADIVDRDILELILKHLQANDVGPRVIFEILESDGIENYDEVFRFIERVKPYGCQIAIDDFGTGYSNFSHLLQLNIDIIKIDGSLIRYLAQDHTAFLVTKGIVQFARSLGIKTVAEFVHSEAVQAQVEALDIDFSQGEYFSMPGPELMPQPRAVETDSK; encoded by the coding sequence ATGCACTCGATCATGGTGCTATTGCTGGTGCTCACCGCGCTGTTCTTTGTGGGAATGTTGCTGCTGTCTCACCTGAACCTGAGCTATTCGCAGCAAGCCATGTATGAGTTGCGGCGCCAGCAGATCAAGGACGTTTTTTTCTCCAGCCTGACCCGTATCGATGCCCGCCAAATTGAACTGCAACGGCATATTTCCACGCTGGCCATCATCGGCGAGACGTTTTATCGCCTTTCGCAGGAGGCGGGCGGCGAGCCTGTTGAGCGTGACCGTGAAGTCCTGCGGGCGCAGCTTGAAGCGACTTTGGGCGAACACCTACGTGACTTCGACGGTGTTTCCGGAGCGGGCATCTGGTACGAGCCGGGCGTCCTTGCTACGGCGCAAGAAACCTATTCACCCTATATGGTTCGCGCCGACAATACGCTGATTGCCCGTCCCGTTGACGAAGCCACCCGTTCCACCGGCTATCAGGCGGAGCCCTGGTTCGGTCTGACTCTGGGGGCGGACTGGACCGCGGATGCAGGTCAGCCGGAGCGAATCTACTGGTCGCCGGTCTATTTCGATTTGACGACACGCCGGGCCATGCTCACCCTGGCTCGCCCCATGTTCAGCGACGGTGGCCGGTTGCTGGGCGTCGTCACCACCGACTGGAGCTCTGACCAGATCGTTGATCTGGTCAGTCACGTGGAAGTGACGGAAAGCAGCTTTGCCTTCCTCAACGACAGCAACAACCGCAACCTCTCAAGCCTGAGTGGTAACGCCGATCCGTTGCTGGAACAGAAGATTATCGATGCGATTCTGGCTGAAGAGTTGTCTGTGGGTGGAGAGCACACGCCATCCACCATCGCCGGCTCAGTAACTCAGGAGCAGCGTTTGCAGACCCGTTCCGTTGACGTGCAAGGCCGAACCTACGAGCTTTACTACGCGGCGACCCCGGCCGGAATGGTCTACGGCGCGGGGGTGCCCCGGGACGAAATCGATCAGGTGCTGATTCCCATGCGCGATACCAACTACCGCATCTTGATCGGTATCGGTTCCGTGCTTCTGGTGTTGAGCCTTTACTTGCTGTATCGGATTATTCAGCTGATGCGCGAACTGCAGGCGTCATATACCGATGTGCTGACGGGGCTTCCCAACAGAACGCGTCTCCTCAAGGACGCCGGCGAGCGGCAGAGCGCCTGCCTCTTCATCCTCAACCTGGACCGTTTCAAGGAAATCAACAGCCTGTTCGGTAACGAATGCGGCGATCATATTCTTTTAACACTGGCGAGCAGGATTAAGCGCTATATCAAGACTCATGCGGGTAGCCAGCTTCAGCTATACCGCTTAGCCAGTGACGAATTCGCGATTCTTGGCCCGGATATGCCTGAACCCCGGGCTCGGGAATTGGCTGCTGGGCTGACCGAGTGGCTGCGCAAAGAGCAGGTCTCTTGGCGGGAGCAATCCCTGAGTCTCGACGCCAGCGCCGGCATTGCCTTTCAAACGGCGGACGAGCGTGAGGCGACGCCGGACCGATTGCTCAGCCAAGCCACGATTGCAGTGCATCAAGCGCGTCAGCAGATGCGGCATTACCTCTTCTACGACCAGATGCAGGAAGTGGAAAAAGGTTACGAGCAAAATCTTTACTGGGCTCAGCGTTTGAAATACGCGCTCGATAACGATCAGTTGCTGCCCCATTTCCAGCCGATCTACGACAACCGGCGGCGGCGTATCGTCAAGTACGAATGCCTGGTCAGGATGCGGGACGACGAGCACGGTGTCATTGCCGCGGGTCAGTTCATCGGCGTTGCGAACAAATTACGGCTGAATCGCCGGATCACCCGCCTGATGATCGAAAAATCCTTTGCGGCCTTCGCCCGGGAGCCTTACGAATTTGCGATTAATTTAACCTATGCCGATATTGTCGATCGGGATATTCTCGAACTGATACTCAAGCATCTACAGGCTAACGACGTCGGGCCGCGGGTCATCTTCGAAATCCTCGAGTCTGACGGTATCGAGAATTACGACGAGGTGTTTCGCTTTATCGAGCGGGTCAAGCCTTACGGCTGCCAGATTGCCATCGACGATTTCGGCACGGGCTACTCCAATTTTTCGCACCTGTTGCAGCTCAATATCGACATCATCAAGATCGACGGCAGTCTGATTCGCTACCTCGCCCAAGACCATACGGCTTTCCTTGTCACCAAAGGTATCGTGCAGTTTGCCCGCAGCCTCGGGATCAAGACCGTTGCCGAGTTCGTGCACAGCGAAGCGGTACAGGCGCAGGTGGAGGCGCTGGATATCGACTTCTCCCAGGGCGAATACTTCAGCATGCCTGGCCCCGAGCTGATGCCTCAGCCGCGTGCGGTTGAGACGGACTCGAAATAA
- a CDS encoding AEC family transporter: MLSAYLNALFPVVFCAALGLGLARTTTLLDSPALAKLVTMIGLPALILNAILGMETPIWSVSDTLMAILAVLALSAVIGAVGLKLAGLEVRGYLSMLVNPNTGNLGIPLVFSLLGEQALVHAVVISTAVQISHFTLGVWLLSGRFSLKAILSNASIVALLVGILWVATGWQAPEAVIRTLDILAGMTIPVMLLLLGRSLSTINPRDLGHLGRIVGLSLARVALGMGAALAVVAVLPLEPVVIKTLLIQASMPVAVISYILASHYDGPKDDIAAVILISMPISLLAVFGVLQFF; the protein is encoded by the coding sequence GTGTTATCGGCTTATTTAAATGCGCTGTTCCCCGTCGTTTTTTGTGCGGCACTGGGCCTCGGCCTGGCGCGAACGACAACGCTGCTGGATTCGCCCGCGCTAGCCAAGCTGGTCACCATGATTGGCCTGCCGGCGCTGATCCTCAACGCCATCCTGGGTATGGAAACGCCGATCTGGTCGGTCTCGGATACGCTCATGGCCATTCTGGCGGTATTGGCGTTATCGGCGGTTATCGGTGCGGTCGGGCTTAAATTGGCGGGGCTGGAGGTTCGTGGCTATCTCTCCATGCTGGTCAATCCCAATACCGGAAACCTCGGTATTCCGCTGGTATTCTCGCTATTGGGTGAGCAGGCTCTGGTGCACGCTGTGGTGATCTCAACTGCGGTGCAAATTAGCCATTTCACACTGGGCGTTTGGCTACTATCGGGGCGTTTCTCGCTCAAGGCGATACTGTCCAATGCCTCTATCGTCGCCTTGCTGGTGGGTATCCTATGGGTGGCGACCGGCTGGCAGGCACCGGAGGCGGTCATCCGGACGCTGGACATACTGGCAGGCATGACCATTCCGGTCATGTTGTTGCTGCTGGGACGTTCGTTATCCACCATCAATCCTCGTGACCTGGGACACTTGGGGCGGATTGTCGGCTTGTCGCTGGCACGGGTTGCTCTGGGCATGGGAGCGGCGCTAGCGGTCGTGGCCGTGCTGCCCTTGGAACCGGTTGTCATTAAGACGTTGCTAATCCAGGCCAGTATGCCGGTCGCGGTCATCAGCTACATCCTGGCAAGTCACTATGACGGGCCCAAGGACGATATTGCCGCCGTCATTCTAATCAGCATGCCTATCTCGCTGCTCGCCGTATTCGGCGTACTGCAATTCTTCTGA
- a CDS encoding tetratricopeptide repeat protein — MLLTLLGVVLISGCAGLNDRNLLASSSDFFSRTGDALRKIGEPTPQVDYEAERQALFDQPYIDPLTEYLHRFEADVSRAALLTEVRQERERRCDVIFKRYSAEPPTSKKLARYRGGYNFSCSDDVETYATMLEKQQADIAARQLAESAAAKAEPPDAVAEAAEETPPKPGRKVVSQQLSDCYLLTAIRNFSDALAACRGPAENGNVQAQTNMATIAYALQDYATAHDWARRAAPESADAANLLGEMHAAGHGVPSNRKAARTWYQQAASLGHAGAQAALDNSVKISAGDELQ, encoded by the coding sequence ATGCTCCTTACGTTGTTGGGTGTCGTATTGATTTCAGGCTGCGCGGGTCTCAATGACCGGAATTTACTCGCCTCGTCGTCGGATTTCTTTAGCCGGACCGGCGATGCCCTGCGCAAAATCGGCGAGCCTACGCCTCAAGTGGACTACGAAGCCGAACGCCAGGCCTTGTTTGACCAGCCCTACATCGATCCGCTGACGGAATATCTACACCGCTTCGAGGCCGATGTGTCGCGAGCTGCGCTTTTGACCGAGGTGCGCCAGGAGCGAGAGCGCCGCTGCGACGTTATTTTCAAACGCTATAGCGCCGAGCCGCCGACGTCGAAAAAGCTGGCGCGCTATCGCGGCGGCTACAATTTTTCCTGTTCTGACGATGTCGAGACTTACGCGACGATGCTCGAAAAGCAACAGGCGGACATTGCCGCTCGGCAGCTTGCCGAGAGCGCAGCCGCTAAGGCCGAGCCCCCAGACGCGGTCGCCGAGGCCGCGGAAGAAACCCCTCCCAAGCCTGGCCGTAAAGTGGTGTCTCAGCAGCTGAGTGACTGTTACCTGCTCACGGCCATACGCAACTTCAGCGATGCGCTGGCAGCCTGCCGCGGGCCGGCGGAAAACGGCAACGTCCAGGCCCAAACCAACATGGCGACGATCGCCTACGCGCTGCAGGATTACGCCACGGCCCACGATTGGGCTCGCCGAGCAGCGCCGGAGTCGGCCGATGCGGCGAACCTGCTCGGTGAGATGCATGCCGCCGGACATGGCGTGCCATCGAATCGGAAGGCGGCTAGAACATGGTATCAGCAAGCCGCTAGTCTGGGGCACGCCGGAGCCCAGGCCGCTCTGGATAACTCGGTGAAAATCAGTGCCGGTGATGAACTTCAATAA